The following are from one region of the Patescibacteria group bacterium genome:
- a CDS encoding DUF4446 family protein yields the protein MLSTANIIIYILGVFSIILFIWVIMLELRLKKLFKGGKPEGLEGLLMNINADFKALHISNKQMEEYLRSVESRLKNTIKSVRMLRFNPFNNSGSNQSFTMALLNEEGDGAVITGLHSREKINVYAKPIANFQSEHKLTAEEEAVIKKEPNN from the coding sequence ATATAATTATTTATATTTTGGGAGTTTTCTCAATAATCCTATTTATATGGGTAATTATGCTTGAGCTCCGCTTAAAAAAGCTGTTTAAAGGAGGAAAGCCTGAGGGGCTGGAAGGACTATTAATGAATATTAATGCCGACTTTAAAGCGCTTCATATATCCAACAAGCAAATGGAAGAGTATTTAAGAAGCGTTGAAAGCAGACTTAAAAATACAATCAAGAGCGTGAGAATGCTGCGTTTCAATCCATTTAACAACTCCGGTTCAAATCAGAGCTTCACGATGGCTCTCTTAAACGAAGAAGGAGATGGAGCTGTTATAACAGGCCTTCACTCAAGAGAAAAAATCAATGTCTACGCAAAACCTATCGCCAACTTTCAATCTGAACATAAACTTACAGCTGAAGAGGAAGCTGTAATAAAGAAAGAACCCAATAATTAG